The following are from one region of the Sorghum bicolor cultivar BTx623 chromosome 2, Sorghum_bicolor_NCBIv3, whole genome shotgun sequence genome:
- the LOC8059019 gene encoding pentatricopeptide repeat-containing protein At2g36980, mitochondrial, with product MAAGGGPFAGLVAATSRIASLGRAGDAASARAVFDAMPRRDAVAWNAMLTAYARAGQPRDALALFSRAPAPDAFSLTAALSAAAALRSPTAGAQLHARLLRVGLRALLPVGNSLISMYAKCARAEDAARAFGEMRERNALSWCSLLDAYVASDDLRLAQELFDEMPNRNNVAWNTLLMGYSRSGNANHCLLLFNKMRMAGLTCDDATLCILVDACTELANPSAGSAIHKIVVQSGWNAMAEVSNSLISLYTKFSLLDDAVRIFESMEVQTIVSWNSLIDAYMKLGCVEKATSLFGSVPETNVISWTAMIGGLARNGLADEALILFVEMLAHEHIHPDDFTFGAVLHACATAASLASGRMVHCRVFQSGFVSYLYVANSLIDMYAKCGDLEGGTNVFSTIVNKDLVSWNTMLFGFAINGLPNEALVVYDSMKSHDVCPDEVTFTGLLTACSHSGLLEHGKTFFELMVSVHGIQPKPEHLSCILDMYARSGNITKAMEMLDRYSEMIQTHNSDIREALLSACSLEHLNFSVARKAVKDMVATKSAGDVGYVMLSNLFCATGQWNQAERVRIAMAEYGIKKSPGCSWIEVQGAVKVFVSGAQDLDHSGWDVISLLDGEMRDIMFFDVQSYRSS from the coding sequence ATGGCGGCGGGGGGCGGGCCCTTCGCCGGCCTCGTCGCCGCCACCTCCCGGATTGCTTCCCTCGGCCGCGCGGGCGACGCGGCCTCCGCGCGCGCCGTGTTCGACGCCATGCCGCGGCGCGACGCCGTGGCCTGGAACGCCATGCTCACCGCTTACGCGCGCGCCGGACAGCCGCGCGACGCGCTCGCGCTCTTCTCCCGCGCGCCCGCGCCAGACGCGTTCTCGCTCACCGCTGCACTCTCCGCGGCCGCGGCACTCCGAAGCCCCACCGCCGGAGCGCAGCTGCACGCCCGCCTCCTCCGAGTCGGCCTGCGGGCGCTGCTTCCAGTGGGCAACTCGCTCATCTCCATGTACGCCAAGTGCGCCCGCGCGGAAGACGCCGCGCGCGCCTTCGGTGAGATGCGCGAGCGCAATGCGCTGTCCTGGTGTTCGCTCCTGGATGCCTATGTCGCCTCGGACGACTTGAGGCTCGCACAGGAACTGTTTGATGAAATGCCCAACAGAAACAATGTCGCCTGGAACACGTTGCTTATGGGATATTCACGCAGCGGCAATGCTAACCACTGCTTGCTTCTCTTCAACAAGATGCGAATGGCGGGACTCACCTGTGATGATGCAACACTCTGCATTCTTGTTGATGCTTGCACCGAGCTGGCCAACCCATCTGCTGGCTCTGCAATTCACAAGATTGTAGTGCAGAGTGGATGGAATGCAATGGCCGAGGTCAGTAACTCTCTGATTTCCCTGTATACTAAATTCAGTTTACTTGATGATGCCGTGCGGATCTTTGAGTCCATGGAGGTGCAGACCATTGTATCGTGGAATTCACTGATTGATGCTTACATGAAGCTTGGCTGTGTAGAAAAAGCCACTTCTCTCTTCGGAAGTGTACCTGAGACCAATGTCATCTCATGGACTGCAATGATCGGAGGACTTGCAAGGAACGGCCTTGCTGATGAAGCACTCATTCTATTTGTCGAGATGTTGGCACACGAACACATCCATCCGGATGACTTCACATTTGGGGCTGTGCTGCATGCTTGTGCTACTGCGGCATCTCTAGCAAGTGGAAGGATGGTCCACTGTAGGGTGTTCCAAAGCGGGTTTGTGTCCTACTTGTATGTGGCCAACAGCTTGATAGACATGTATGCCAAGTGCGGGGATTTGGAGGGTGGTACTAATGTGTTCAGTACCATTGTCAACAAGGACCTGGTCTCATGGAACACAATGTTGTTCGGATTTGCTATAAATGGATTGCCCAATGAAGCACTGGTGGTGTACGACAGCATGAAATCCCATGATGTCTGCCCCGATGAGGTGACATTTACAGGCTTACTCACAGCCTGTAGCCACTCTGGTCTTCTGGAGCATGGGAAAACCTTCTTCGAGTTGATGGTGTCTGTTCATGGAATTCAGCCAAAGCCAGAGCATCTGTCTTGCATTCTTGACATGTATGCGAGATCAGGGAACATTACAAAGGCCATGGAGATGCTGGATCGTTATTCAGAAATGATTCAGACACATAACAGCGACATACGTGAAGCTCTGCTTAGCGCATGCTCTTTGGAACACCTGAATTTTAGTGTTGCAAGGAAGGCAGTGAAAGACATGGTGGCGACCAAGTCTGCGGGAGACGTGGGTTATGTCATGCTGTCCAACTTATTCTGCGCCACTGGGCAGTGGAACCAGGCTGAGCGGGTGCGAATAGCAATGGCTGAGTATGGCATCAAGAAATCACCTGGCTGTAGCTGGATCGAGGTCCAAGGTGCTGTTAAAGTTTTTGTATCAGGTGCACAGGATCTTGATCATTCAGGTTGGGATGTTATTAGCTTGTTGGATGGCGAGATGAGAGATATCATGTTTTTCGATGTACAGTCGTATAGGTCATCATAG